A portion of the Pseudomonas protegens CHA0 genome contains these proteins:
- a CDS encoding HIT family protein codes for MSLISQRVELARQGANDKVICRMASGWAVMGDVQFLEGYCLLLPDPVVASLNDLDAQARATYLLDMARIGDALLEATGALRINYEILGNSEPELHCHIFPRYASEPEGKRRMPVWFYDWKTAPPYVEAEHGPLRQQLARILAGQL; via the coding sequence ATGTCGCTGATTTCGCAACGTGTAGAACTGGCCCGCCAGGGTGCCAACGACAAGGTGATTTGCCGCATGGCTTCGGGCTGGGCGGTGATGGGCGATGTGCAGTTTCTTGAGGGCTATTGCCTGTTGTTGCCGGACCCGGTGGTGGCCAGCTTGAACGACCTGGATGCCCAGGCCCGGGCCACCTACCTGCTGGACATGGCCCGCATCGGCGATGCGCTGCTCGAGGCCACCGGAGCGCTGCGCATCAACTATGAAATCCTCGGCAACTCGGAGCCTGAGTTGCATTGCCATATCTTTCCCCGCTACGCCTCGGAGCCGGAAGGCAAGCGCCGGATGCCGGTGTGGTTCTACGACTGGAAGACCGCGCCGCCTTATGTCGAGGCCGAGCACGGCCCATTGCGCCAGCAGCTTGCCCGGATACTGGCTGGCCAATT
- a CDS encoding suppressor of fused domain protein, giving the protein MNFLEKLLSVFKKPAPQKAEPTLPAGEPAAAEEPFAQYQPTQAELAGIALMEAGAACLDRHWQAVGHCEQDVLGFAISPSFMGGSHWPSTRQAYRIVRRNNGIILATEGLSDPFDGVTGDDLGNGFEMELFVETPDIPPHAQGAVGDVYPFADSWAFELLRCVANTTADAGGLTARLQRYGVLSLELPGVSQSRAMSEQLPAHFISADDCAGVLVGGPAPDFPTRLEDMPLSPVTLVPVVLITAAELEYVRSGGAQAREDLAVRLSAAGHGHVSHLQRASLI; this is encoded by the coding sequence ATGAATTTCCTGGAAAAACTGCTCAGTGTCTTCAAAAAGCCGGCGCCACAAAAGGCCGAGCCCACCCTGCCCGCCGGCGAACCGGCCGCCGCAGAGGAGCCCTTTGCCCAGTACCAGCCAACCCAAGCAGAGCTGGCCGGCATTGCCCTGATGGAGGCCGGTGCCGCCTGCCTCGATCGCCACTGGCAAGCGGTCGGCCACTGTGAGCAAGACGTCCTGGGCTTCGCCATCAGCCCCAGTTTCATGGGCGGCTCGCACTGGCCCTCCACGCGCCAGGCCTATCGCATCGTGCGTCGCAACAACGGCATCATTCTCGCCACCGAGGGCCTGTCCGATCCGTTCGATGGGGTCACAGGTGATGATCTGGGCAATGGTTTCGAGATGGAACTGTTCGTCGAAACCCCGGACATCCCACCCCATGCCCAGGGTGCGGTGGGTGATGTCTATCCGTTCGCCGATAGCTGGGCTTTTGAACTGCTGCGCTGCGTGGCCAACACCACGGCCGATGCCGGTGGCCTCACTGCACGCCTGCAGCGCTACGGGGTGCTGTCCCTGGAACTGCCCGGCGTCAGCCAGTCCCGCGCCATGAGTGAGCAACTGCCAGCGCATTTCATCAGCGCCGACGACTGCGCCGGGGTACTGGTGGGCGGCCCGGCCCCGGACTTCCCGACACGCCTGGAAGACATGCCGCTGTCCCCCGTGACCCTGGTGCCGGTGGTGCTGATCACCGCCGCGGAACTGGAGTACGTGCGCAGCGGCGGGGCCCAGGCCCGGGAAGACCTGGCCGTGCGCTTGAGCGCCGCCGGCCATGGTCATGTCAGCCATTTGCAGCGCGCCAGCCTGATCTGA